Proteins encoded by one window of Aspergillus chevalieri M1 DNA, chromosome 6, nearly complete sequence:
- a CDS encoding uncharacterized protein (COG:E;~EggNog:ENOG410PVHK;~InterPro:IPR002293,IPR004840;~PFAM:PF13520,PF00324;~TransMembrane:12 (i47-70o82-103i124-143o172-192i204-227o247-269i281-304o324-343i403-420o426-447i459-479o499-516i);~go_component: GO:0016020 - membrane [Evidence IEA];~go_component: GO:0016021 - integral component of membrane [Evidence IEA];~go_function: GO:0022857 - transmembrane transporter activity [Evidence IEA];~go_process: GO:0006865 - amino acid transport [Evidence IEA];~go_process: GO:0055085 - transmembrane transport [Evidence IEA]), with protein MTSSIAHNEKRTPDSTSGQGKDLGEAIDLDDAVLRAQGHVAELERSFSWVGAIGLAYSIVNSWLTYAVIFGMNLKYGGGQTAVFALIVAAAVQWIVFLGLAELCSAMPSSGGQYHFTHIIAPRFSKGFAAFAVGIINVVAWWINTAAGVFQPAISAFGIAMLWYPEVTGEQWQVYLCYLLVMILTLIPIFTIPKKRLDYMTKAAMLLSILGFFLVITVCLVMGRGHYHPITVIEYRGASGWGPGPAWLMSIGVGQFPFAGISACTHIAEEMPRPGRRLPRVINMTMAIGILTAAPWIVIMTTTITDMEAVQNAFSPSMEVFHQATGSKAVATFLQAYLTLLYYSKIQYPGVRNLSHKLNTACVPSQWITSSRIAWAFSRDHGLPFSSYFNHVDSKRHFPVRTTFLAVGFCVIYGLLYVASTEAFNSIVNTAILMVNITYTVPQGILATCGRKRLPRRSFNLGPVVGYAVNVFSVLWLIISGIFFCFPATKPTSLGNMNYNSVVISGLFAVLLILWIERRKKFKGPEIDLDTLNASNVL; from the exons ATGACATCCTCAATTGCACACAACGAAAAACGCACTCCCGATTCTACGTCCGGTCAAGGAAAAGACCTCGGAGAGGCAATTGACCTTGACGACGCAGTCCTCAGAGCTCAAGGCCATGTGGCAGAGTTGGAGCGGTCCTTCTCGTGGGTTGGAGCCATTGGTTTGGCCTACAG TATCGTGAATTCCTGGCTCACATACGCCGTGATCTTTGGTATGAACCTCAAATATGGAGGAGGTCAAACAGCAGTGTTTGCCCTTATAGTAGCCGCTGCTGTCCAGTGGATTGTCTTTCTCGGGCTGGCAGAATTGTGTTCAGCCATGCCATCTTCTGGT GGACAATACCACTTTACTCACATTATCGCTCCTCGATTTTCCAAGGGTTTCGCTGCTTTTGCTGTCGGTATCATAAACGTCGTGGCATGGTGGATTAACACGGCAGCTGGAGTATTCCAGCCTGCAATTTCAGCTTTCGGTATTGCCATGCTCTGGTATCCCGAAGTCACCGGAGAGCAGTGGCAGGTTTATCTCTGCTATTTGCTGGTAATGATCCTGACAC TAATTCCCATCTTCACAATTCCCAAAAAACGTCTCGACTACATGACCAAGGCTGCCATGCTTCTGTCTATCCTGGGATTTTTTTTGGTTATTACCGTGTGCCTCGTGATGGGCCGAGGTCATTACCACCCTATCACCGTTATTGAATACCGAGGGGCTAGTGGATGGGGACCAGGTCCGGCCTGGCTTATGAGTATAGGCGTGGGACAGTTTCCTTTTGCTGGTATCAGTGCGTGTACACACATTGCTGAGGAGATGCCGCGTCCTGGTCGGCGTTTACCTCGTGTGAT TAATATGACAATGGCCATCGGCATCTTGACGGCAGCACCGTGGATTGTGATCATGACCACCACGATTACAGACATGGAAGCTGTGCAGAATGCATTCTCCCCCAGTATGGAGGTCTTCCACCAGGCGACGGGGAGTAAGGCCGTGGCTACATTCTTGCAAGCATACCTCACCCTTCTCTACTACAGTAAGATCCAATACCCTGGTGTTAGGAATCTCTCTCACAAATTGAATACAGCTTGTGTCCCCAGTCAATGGATCACCTCCAGTCGAATTGCATGGGCATTTTCTCGAGAT CATGGGCTCCCCTTCTCTTCATATTTCAATCACGTCGACTCCAAGCGCCATTTTCCCGTGCGCACGACATTCCTCGCAGTCGGATTCTGCGTCATCTACGGACTTCTCTACGTCGCCTCCACAGAAGCGTTCAATTCAATCGTCAACACCGCCATTCTCATGGTGAATATTACATACACTGTTCCCCAGGGTATACTGGCCACCTGTGGTAGAAAGCGTCTTCCGCGGCGGTCGTTTAATCTGGGGCCGGTTGTTGGGTACGCAGTCAATGTGTTCTCAGTGCTGTGGTTGATTATCAGTGggatcttcttctgcttcccTGCGA
- a CDS encoding FAD-dependent oxidoreductase (COG:E;~EggNog:ENOG410PH6Z;~InterPro:IPR023209,IPR006076,IPR006181;~PFAM:PF01266;~go_function: GO:0003884 - D-amino-acid oxidase activity [Evidence IEA];~go_function: GO:0016491 - oxidoreductase activity [Evidence IEA];~go_function: GO:0071949 - FAD binding [Evidence IEA];~go_process: GO:0046416 - D-amino acid metabolic process [Evidence IEA];~go_process: GO:0055114 - oxidation-reduction process [Evidence IEA]), with product MEQKNVVVIGAGVAGLTTALLLSKIPGYKIVVAAKHMPGDYDIEYASPWAGANYSRLQSVSIRGTPAAEWDKLTWTVLEDLARNHPDTGVHFQECEIQSHAKDVGTTTAKWFAELLSTNPWFKDVVPSFRSLPQDRLHPDFDSATAFTSFCINTAIYLPWLVSQCLRHGVIFCRAVFAHILDAASPSFHPSGRVDLVVNCTGIMASKLGGVENKTVVPARGQIVLVRNDAGKMLDVSGTDDGDGEACYVMTRAAGGGIILGGSYQLGNWGSQPDPNLAIRIMKRAVKMCPQLTGGRGIEHLDIIRHGVGLQPVRTKGVKIEKERIGNIAVVHNYGAGGAGYQSSYGCAQAAVDLVEEVLGVRHKL from the exons ATGGAACAAAAGAATGTGGTCGTGATAGG TGCCGGAGTTGCCGGGCTTACCACGGCTCTCCTCCTGTCGAAGATTCCTGGCTATAAAATTGTTGTCGCCGCCAAGCACATGCCCGGAGATTATGATATCGAGTATGCATCGCCCTGGGCGGGAGCAAACTATTCCC GTCTACAAAGCGTCTCTATCCGTGGCACTCCAGCCGCAGAATGGGACAAACTCACTTGGACAGTCTTAGAGGATCTAGCGCGAAACCATCCAGATACAGGTGTGCATTTTCAAGAATGCGAGATTCAAAGTCATGCTAAAGACGTCGGTACAACAACTGCAAAGTGGTTTGCGGAATTGCTATCCACTAATCCATGGTTCAAGGATGTGGTGCCGAGT TTCCGATCACTTCCTCAAGACCGGCTACACCCCGACTTTGATTCCGCTACTGCTTTTACTTCGTTCTGTATTAATACCGCTATATATCTACCATGGCTTGTTTCCCAGTGCTTGAGACATGGGGTCATCTTTTGCCGCGCTGTCTTCGCACATATCCTGGATGCAGCCTCTCCGTCCTTCCACCCATCCGGCCGGGTTGACTTGGTGGTGAACTGTACAGGAATTATGGCCTCCAAGCTCGGAGGGGTTGAGAATAAGACTGTGGTGCCCGCCAGAGGTCAGATTGTGCTCGTCCGAAACGACGCTGGTAAGATGTTGGACGTTTCCGGGACAGACGACGGGGACGGAGAGGCCTGCTACGTTATGACGCGCGCAGCCGGTGGAGGTATAATTCTGGGAGGGTCGTACCAGCTGGGTAATTGGGGGTCACAGCCTGATCCAAACCTTGCAATAAGGATCATGAAGAGGGCTGTGAAGATGTGTCCGCAGTTAACGGGCGGCCGTGGAATCGAGCATCTCGATATCATCCGCCACGGCGTCGGATTGCAACCTGTACGAACAAAAGGTGTGAAAATTGAGAAGGAGCGTATTGGGAATATAGCTGTTGTTCATAATTATGGGGCCGGGGGAGCCGGATACCAGTCATCGTATGGATGTGCCCAGGCAGCGGTGGACTTGGTTGAGGAGGTTCTGGGAGTGCGACATAAGCTTTAG
- a CDS encoding aminotransferase class IV (COG:E;~EggNog:ENOG410PW4J;~InterPro:IPR036038,IPR001544,IPR043131,IPR043132;~PFAM:PF01063;~go_function: GO:0003824 - catalytic activity [Evidence IEA]): protein MTTMDKVFASYAARQAILQTSTNPFTKGIAWIEGEYFPLAEARIPMLDEGFMRSDLTYDVPSVWDGRFFRLDDHLTRLETSCSKLCLRLPLPREQVKRILVEMVSKSGIRDAFVQLIVTRGLKGVRGNKPEDIVNRLYMLVQPYVWVMDPDVQRVGGSAVVTRTVRRVPPGAIDPTVKNLQWGDLVRGLFEASDRGATYPFLTDGDTNLTEGSGFNIILVKDGVLYTPDRGVLEGVTRKSVIDVARARGFDIRVEVVPVQLTYQADEIFMSTTAGGIMPITSLDGRPINGGRIGPVTKAIWDGYWAIHYDPQFSFQVQYEDAQSGRALNGAGKL from the coding sequence ATGACTACCATGGACAAAGTGTTCGCCAGCTACGCTGCCCGCCAAGCTATCCTCCAGACGAGCACAAACCCCTTCACCAAAGGCATCGCCTGGATTGAAGGGGAGTACTTTCCCCTCGCCGAAGCACGCATCCCAATGCTCGACGAAGGTTTCATGCGCAGCGACCTCACCTACGACGTCCCTTCAGTCTGGGATGGGCGGTTCTTCCGCCTCGACGACCACCTTACCCGTCTGGAAACAAGCTGCTCGAAGCTCTGTCTGAGACTCCCCCTCCCGCGCGAGCAAGTCAAGCGCATCCTGGTCGAAATGGTCTCCAAAAGCGGAATCCGTGACGCATTCGTGCAGCTCATAGTCACGCGTGGACTTAAGGGCGTTCGTGGCAACAAACCCGAGGATATCGTTAATCGTCTGTACATGCTTGTTCAGCCTTATGTCTGGGTCATGGATCCAGATGTCCAGCGAGTTGGCGGCAGTGCCGTGGTTACTCGCACTGTCCGCCGGGTGCCCCCCGGTGCCATTGACCCCACGGTTAAGAACCTGCAATGGGGAGATTTGGTCCGCGGCCTGTTCGAGGCTTCGGATCGGGGTGCTACGTACCCCTTCCTTACGGACGGCGATACAAACCTCACCGAGGGTTCTGGGTTTaacatcatcctcgtcaagGACGGTGTGCTGTATACCCCGGACCGCGGGGTATTGGAAGGAGTGACGCGGAAGAGTGTCATTGACGTCGCCCGGGCCCGAGGCTTCGATATTCGAGTCGAGGTCGTTCCTGTCCAATTAACGTACCAGGCGGATGAGATATTCATGTCTACGACGGCGGGAGGTATCATGCCTATTACTTCGTTGGATGGCCGTCCGATAAACGGTGGTCGGATTGGTCCGGTGACCAAGGCGATTTGGGATGGATATTGGGCCATTCACTACGATCCGCAATTCAGCTTCCAGGTCCAATATGAGGATGCGCAATCCGGAAGGGCATTGAATGGTGCTGGGAAGCTGTGA
- a CDS encoding serine hydrolase domain-containing protein (COG:V;~EggNog:ENOG410PVVT;~InterPro:IPR001466,IPR012338;~MEROPS:MER0026262;~PFAM:PF00144) yields MVQLPVALTSASRAVLDKSTSEPAPSIPGLVYCVVDRQGEVLLSHASGKRGLDSPEPMTLDTTFWIASCTKMITSIACMQMVEQGKLALDDVDQVESLAPELKAVQVLERTSDGGFRLVPKDRGITLRMLMTHTGNVPSSAGFGYAFEDLKLRDWSRPVGLDDFSGHASDVLDRPLVNQPGTKFQYGVGMDWAGVLVERVSQMSLEKYFQKYILRPIGIDNITFFPTSEMINSLAYLHQRSQDGSLSVTDHLLRYPLLPCKANAEKDRFCMGGAGCFGKPIEFCQLIATLLNDGTHPRTGVQLLKPDTVRGMFTDQIPDKPRYCNEYTPSGKPLLANPCPLVPCDENLTEGWGLSFSISHERSPTGRAAGSGSWEGLVNLFWFADRENGIGAIIASQISPYGDLRVLECMETVEKMVYDAVACTHE; encoded by the exons ATGGTCCAACTGCCTGTCGCACTCACATCTGCCTCACGGGCAGTATTAGACAAATCCACGTCGGAACCAGCCCCAAGCATTCCTGGGCTTGTCTACTGCGTAGTAGATCGACAAGGTGAAGTTCTCCTCAGCCATGCGTCGGGCAAGAGGGGCCTAGACAGTCCTGAGCCGATGACACTCGATACCACGTTCTGGATTGCGTCTTGCACCAAGATGATTACTAGTATAGCCTGTATGCAAATGGTAGAACAGGGAAAGCTTGCTCTGGACGATGTTGATCAGGTTGAGTCTCTGGCTCCCGAATTGAAAGCTGTCCAGGTTCTTGAACGGACCTCGGACGGAGGATTCCGTCTGGTGCCGAAGGATCGAGGTATAACACTTCGAATGCTCATGACGCATACCGGTAACGTGCCATCTTCAG CTGGTTTTGGTTATGCCTTCGAGGACCTGAAACTTCGGGACTGGTCTCGCCCAGTTGGGCTCGATGACTTCTCCGGCCATGCATCAGACGTTCTGGATCGGCCGTTGGTTAACCAGCCCGGCACGAAATTTCAGTACGGGGTGGGCATGGACTGGGCCGGCGTGCTTGTGGAGCGTGTTAGCCAGATGtcgcttgaaaagtattTTCAGAAGTATATTTTGCGGCCCATCGGAATTGACAACATTACATTCTTCCCGACTTCAGAGATGATCAATTCTCTAGCATACTTGCACCAGCGGTCTCAGGATGGAAGCCTGAGTGTCACTGATCACCTGCTTCGATACCCGCTTCTGCCGTGTAAGGCTAACGCAGAAAAGGATCGCTTCTGCATGGGGGGCGCTGGGTGCTTTGGGAAGCCCATCGAATTCTGCC AGCTTATAGCGACACTTCTCAATGATGGCACCCATCCACGGACTGGAGTGCAGCTTCTAAAGCCAGACACAGTACGAG GAATGTTTACCGATCAAATTCCTGACAAGCCACGATATTGCAACGAGTATACGCCGTCCGGAAAACCACTCCTAGCCAACCCCTGTCCCTTGGTACCGTGCGACGAGAACCTGACTGAAGGATGGGGATTGTCCTTTTCAATTAGCCATGAAAGAAGTCCAACGGGCCGGGCTGCTGGATCGGGATCATGGGAGGGGCTGGTAAACCTGTTCTGGTTCGCGGACCGGGAGAACGGGATTGGAGCTATTATTGCGTCTCAAATATCGCCATATGGAG ATCTTCGAGTGTTGGAATGCATGGAGACTGTGGAGAAAATGGTTTATGATGCAGTGGCCTGTACGCATGAGTAA
- a CDS encoding uncharacterized protein (COG:J;~EggNog:ENOG410Q9WI;~InterPro:IPR023631,IPR036928,IPR000120;~SECRETED:SignalP(1-17);~go_function: GO:0016787 - hydrolase activity [Evidence IEA]), with amino-acid sequence MLVAGLAISWVCGLVGAASVSRHVQLGSHEYFLPPQPAWSFSEWEKSLVNSDEEFIPLTVVHLNSTNRGTESIKATLDKFRWADDVWTPAFTNALYVQYPLNATSSGNNLTVSLGPDSPVDNVFTSTGKTTANKSVPQGPYFVHKYTGKVYQAYRLYPDTSQAFLQPSYQDPNGVHHNLRVATESAGGLTVAVPSRLYFTPSKSKPLAGVRIAVKDLYDLKGMKTSGGNRALFEISKPKNATAVAVQKLIDAGAIVVGKNKLSEFAFAGPYVTEHIDYLLPFNPRGDGYNSPGDSSGGSGSAVASYGWLDASMGSDTGGSIRGPATQNGVHGNRPSHGAVNLTGALVLSNSMDTSGILARDPRVWSEINKVLYSGFAKEFTKFPKKIYVNAGDVQSALSPNELIGPGSAKLVEKLNNFTEALASLVNGNTTSLSVDDLWTSSNDTGNTTLRDLTSNLYSNLTSYEQWIAFGKDYLSTYMKSHGGKYPYMVPSTLQGWQTANGSMSPDIHREDLRKKQHFTKWISQNVFKPDEETCSDSIFLYFSYPQGSQSYKPDVSDDTNNPYISQLTNQLSSAQEQVTTLNTTLNCNCTEFANQGACAEITDSSSEPQQNTAALPNRLASLGDLPDYAVTLGEIALPDLVSDASKKIEALPYGVDIVAGYGCDFMVQNLVTKLHEAGLIKNVQTGASVYGNR; translated from the exons ATGCTTGTGGCTGGGTTGGCGATATCCTGGGTTTGCGGGCTAGTCGGGGCAGCTTCTGTCTCGCGGCACGTTCAACTCGGGAGCCACGAGTATTTCCTGCCCCCTCAACCTGCTTGGTCATTTTCGGAATGGGAGAAAAGCCTCGTGAACTCGGACGAGGAGTTTATTCCTCTGACTGTTGTTCATCTCAATTCGACCAATCGAGGCACGGAGTCTATCAAAGCTACGCTGGATAAGTTCCGGTGGGCGGATGACGTTTGGACGCCGGCTTTTACAAATG CTCTTTATGTGCAATATCCTTTGAATGCAACCTCCTCCGGAAACAACCTTACAGTCTCGCTAGGACCAGATAGCCCCGTTGACAACGTCTTCACGAGTACAGGGAAGACCACTGCCAATAAAAGCGTCCCTCAGGGACCATACTTTGTCCACAAGTACACTGGTAAGGTGTATCAGGCGTATAGGCTGTATCCGGACACAAGCCAAGCATTTCTTCAG CCCTCCTACCAAGACCCCAATGGAGTCCACCACAACCTTCGTGTCGCAACGGAATCGGCTGGTGGCTTGACCGTTGCTGTTCCGTCTCGCTTATACTTCACTCCCTCCAAGTCCAAGCCTCTGGCAGGTGTGCGCATTGCAGTCAAGGACCTCTACGACCTCAAGGGCATGAAGACAAGCGGCGGCAACCGTGCCTTGTTCGAGATTAGCAAGCCAAAGAACGCTACAGCAGTTGCCGTCCAGAAGCTCATTGATGCGGGTGCCATCGTCGTCGGAAAGAACAAGTTGTCGGAGTTCGCCTTCGCAGGACCCTACGTCACCGAACATATCGACTACCTCCTTCCTTTTAACCCTCGCGGAGATGGATATAACTCTCCTGGTGACAGCTCCGGCGGTTCTGGCTCTGCTGTAGCGAGCTATGGATGGCTCGATGCGAGCATGGGTAGTGACACTGGTGGTTCCATCCGCGGTCCGGCGACGCAGAACGGCGTTCATGGAAACAGACCCTCCCATGGTGCAGTCAATCTGACCGGCGCTCTCGTGTTATCGAATTCAATGGATACTAGCGGCATCCTGGCTCGTGATCCGAGGGTGTGGTCGGAAATCAACAAGGTGTTGTATTCGGGCTTTGCCAAGGAGTTCACAAAGTTCCCGAAGAAAATTTACGTCAATGCCGGTGATGTTCAGAGTGCGCTGTCACCAAATGAACTCATTGGTCCTGGATCTGCGAAGCTGGTTGAAAAATTGAACAATTTTACTGAAGCCCTTGCTTCATTGGTAAACGGCAACACCACAAGTCTATCAGTTGATGACCTTTGGACTTCTTCCAATGACACAGGGAACACGACGTTGAGAGACCTGACTTCGAATCTTTACAGCAACCTGACGAGTTATGAGCAATGGATTGCATTTGGCAAGGATTACCTTTCAACTTACATGAAGAGCCACGGCGGAAAATATCCTTACATGGTACCTAGCACGCTTCAGGGCTGGCAGACAGCTAATGGGTCCATGTCCCCTGATATCCACAGGGAGGATCTGAGGAAGAAGCAGCACTTCACTAAGTGGATTTCTCAAAATGTATTCAAGCCGGATGAGGAAACTTGCTCTGATTCCATCTTCTTGTACTTTTCTTATCCGCAAGGTTCCCAATCATACAAGCCGGACGTTTCTGACGA CACAAACAACCCCTACATCTCCCAACTAACCAACCAACTATCCTCCGCTCAAGAACAAGTCACTACCCTGAACACAACCCTCAATTGCAACTGCACCGAATTTGCCAACCAAGGAGCCTGCGCCGAAATCACCGACTCCTCTTCAGAGCCGCAGCAAAACACCGCTGCTCTGCCGAACCGTCTAGCCTCGCTGGGTGATCTCCCAGACTACGCGGTTACGTTGGGTGAAATCGCTCTTCCAGATCTTGTCTCTGACGCGAGCAAgaagattgaggctttgccTTATGGGGTGGATATTGTTGCTGGGTATGGATGTGATTTCATGGTTCAGAATTTGGTTACGAAGTTACATGAGGCCGGGCTTATTAAAAATGTTCAAACGGGGGCGTCTGTTTATGGGAATCGATAG
- a CDS encoding histidine phosphatase family protein (COG:G;~EggNog:ENOG410Q18F;~InterPro:IPR013078,IPR029033;~PFAM:PF00300) — MPPVIHLVRHAQGVHNLTKANHAIHDPSLTDLGHEQCRTLRHAFPYHERIELVTASPLRRTLYTALQSFEPAFEKGDGVKLIALPDVQEISDAPCDTGNDPEVLKKEFVEKGLPVDLRLLRDGWNNKSEGRYQPTNQAIKDRARDARRWLKARPEKEIVVVTHGGFLHYLAEDWEDSSQYQATGWANTEYRTYVFSEEEHKDDIEGYALEGDNATLVETTESRNRCGKDGPTPHRESQKTLYKLATQGWEDQGLQLSTVEREAAKVPGGKEVGGVRV, encoded by the exons ATGCCTCCCGTCATCCACCTAGTCCGCCATGCGCAG GGCGTCCACAACCTCACAAAAGCAAACCATGCAATCCACGACCCCTCCCTCACCGACCTTGGCCACGAACAATGTCGCACCCTTCGCCACGCCTTCCCCTACCACGAGCGCATCGAGCTCGTAACCGCCTCTCCGCTGCGCAGAACCCTCTACACAGCGCTGCAGAGCTTCGAGCCTGCCTTTGAAAAGGGCGATGGCGTGAAATTGATTGCGTTGCCGGACGTGCAAGAGATCAGTGACGCTCCTTGTGATACGGGGAATGATCCAGAGGTTTTGAAGAAGGAGTTTGTGGAGAAGGGGTTGCCGGTTGATTTGAGGTTGTTAAGGGATGGGTGGAATAATAAGTCT GAAGGTCGCTATCAACCCACCAACCAGGCAATCAAGGATCGTGCGCGCGATGCGAGACGGTGGTTAAAGGCCAGACCCGAGAAGGAGATTGTCGTGGTGACGCATGGTGGTTTCTTGCATTATCTCGCCGAGGACTGGGAGGATAGCTCTCAGTACCAGG CAACCGGCTGGGCCAACACGGAATACCGCACCTACGTCTTCTCCGAAGAAGAGCACAAAGACGATATCGAAGGCTACGCGCTGGAAGGCGACAACGCaactctcgtcgagacaacGGAATCCCGCAACCGTTGCGGAAAGGACGGTCCCACTCCCCACCGCGAGTCCCAGAAGACTCTGTACAAGCTGGCTACGCAAGGATGGGAGGACCAGGGGTTGCAGCTTAGTACGGTGGAGAGAGAGGCTGCGAAGGTGCCTGGTGGGAAGGAGGTCGGTGGGGTGAGGGTATAG
- a CDS encoding cytochrome P450 (COG:Q;~EggNog:ENOG410PJ8D;~InterPro:IPR001128,IPR017972,IPR002401,IPR036396;~PFAM:PF00067;~go_function: GO:0005506 - iron ion binding [Evidence IEA];~go_function: GO:0016705 - oxidoreductase activity, acting on paired donors, with incorporation or reduction of molecular oxygen [Evidence IEA];~go_function: GO:0020037 - heme binding [Evidence IEA];~go_process: GO:0055114 - oxidation-reduction process [Evidence IEA]), whose product MPTHDAHLQFEKWAREYGPIYSLMLGTKCLIVISSDEAVKELLDRRSRIYSHRQDMYIGQTLCSGGLRVLMMGYGPTWRMCRKMIHGLLNVVTSKSYLPYQVLENKQMLYQFLTEPNDFLKHIRRYSNALTTTMVFGWRTPTYEDPKMMQLFDGFSEFSDINQTGTAAIIDFFPFLGKLPEFLVPAQGKAKELHKNEKELYLSHWLQAKKDIRAGTIKPCFCEGMFEAQKSEGFSDDQAAYISGTLLEAGSDTTSSTLYAFVQAMLVYPDVQRKAQAEIDRVIGPSRIPCMDDIDALPYIRCIMKETLRWMPTTIMGAVPHAVTQDDEYMGYFIPAGAGVLHNVWAIHMDPKRHPEPRRFNPDRYRGDEQSLGDAAANPDASKRDVFTFGAGRRICPGIHVAERSLFLGMARILWAFDILPKVDERTGEKIVPDTERLTQGFVCMPEPFQADIKPRSKERAGVVVREWEEARKENLNESLQWTMSEKQ is encoded by the exons ATGCCAACTCATGATGCGCACTTGCAATTTGAAAAATGGGCGCGCGAATACGGTCCTATTTACAGTTTGATGCTGGGCACGAAGTGCCTGATTGTCATCTCGAGCGATGAAGCTGTCAAAGAACTCCTCGACCGCCGAAGTCGGATCTACTCCCACCGCCAGGATATGTATATCGGACAGACGCTGTGTAGTGGTGGACTTCGTGTTCTCATGATG GGCTACGGTCCAACCTGGCGCATGTGCCGCAAAATGATCCACGGCCTCCTCAACGTCGTCACCTCAAAGTCCTACCTCCCCTACCAAGTGCTCGAGAACAAACAAATGCTCTACCAATTTCTCACCGAACCCAACGACTTCCTAAAGCATATCCGGCGGTACTCCAACGCGCTGACGACAACAATGGTCTTTGGCTGGCGCACGCCCACCTACGAAGACCCCAAGATGATGCAGCTATTTGATGGGTTCTCCGAATTCTCGGATATCAATCAGACCGGCACGGCAGCAATAATTGATTTCTTCCCGTTCTTGGGCAAGTTGCCTGAGTTTCTCGTGCCGGCGCAGGGGAAGGCGAAGGAGTTGCATAAGAATGAAAAGGAGTTGTATTTGAGCCATTGGCTGCAGGCAAAGAAGGATATTCGCGCGGGCACTATCAAGCCATGTTTCTGCGAGGGCATGTTTGAAGCGCAGAAGTCTGAGGGTTTCAGCGATGACCAGGCTGCTTATATCTCCGGGACGCTGCTCGAGGCTGGCTCCGACACTACGTCCTCTACGCTCTATGCTTTTGTGCAAGCAATGCTCGTCTATCCCGACGTGCAGCGCAAAGCACAAGCCGAAATCGACCGCGTCATTGGCCCCTCCCGCATCCCCTGCATGGATGACATCGACGCCCTCCCTTACATCCGGTGCATCATGAAAGAAACACTCCGCTGGATGCCAACGACCATCATGGGCGCCGTCCCGCACGCAGTCACACAAGACGACGAGTACATGGGCTACTTTATCCCCGCGGGCGCGGGCGTCCTCCACAACGTCTGGGCTATCCACATGGATCCCAAGCGGCACCCCGAGCCCCGCAGATTCAACCCAGACCGGTACCGCGGCGATGAGCAGAGTCTCGGCGACGCAGCTGCGAACCCCGACGCATCTAAACGCGATGTTTTTACATTCGGTGCGGGGCGACGCATTTGTCCTGGGATCCATGTTGCGGAGAGGAGTTTGTTCCTGGGTATGGCGCGGATTCTGTGGGCATTTGATATTCTGCCCAAGGTGGATGAGAGGACAGGGGAGAAGATTGTGCCTGATACGGAGAGGTTGACGCAAGGGTTTGTGTGTATGCCGGAGCCATTTCAGGCGGATATCAAGCCACGATCGAAGGAGAGGGCCGGTGTTGTGGTTAGGGAGTGGGAAGAGGCAAGGAAAGAGAATTTGAATGAGAGTCTGCAGTGGACGATGTCAGAGAAACAGTAG